The Rhipicephalus sanguineus isolate Rsan-2018 chromosome 7, BIME_Rsan_1.4, whole genome shotgun sequence genome includes a window with the following:
- the LOC119400570 gene encoding uncharacterized protein LOC119400570, which translates to MKVLRFRVSRSLAVTFRVNDDTEKITRQMLEDEHFIQDSIDQDMAFMKGVPNTVHYWQQRKKDVFAMIRQLGKPTAFLTLSASEMHWPRLLTLLERLRHQDPRLEVHVSEMTSIYCAQLVNSDPVVCAIYFHRLVCVILNILCSRTHTPFKPYRVVDYFKRIEFQHRGSPHAHILLWLENAPVETVSPDMPETMRLATDLVSLDTSLLPRLRTQVHQHTHTCYKRGNTRCRFGAPFWPTENSMVLLPYPPTEDDAEAARRVILKERFLQMHAALESTDYDNISQFLQHHAVTSHEEYVSVLRAGITRPTLFIQRTVQQKWINAFNPWVASMLDSNMDLQVILDAYSCATYVVDYVNKSNRGVSNLHKAVSDILASTPNLPYGQALRLLGVKMLKAVELSAQEAAWTLLRQDMSESSRRILYIATCLPEERTRVRKTRAQMEAAGLDAASADVWKFGALRRYEDRPDNLEHVCLADFSALYNVHSYQKRRDPAVIRYRCYSIDDSLNYKREAVTLFLPFRREVDILDGNAFEHIYAENVDALLLKRSEYDSKFDMHQLRDICLRMCADDAHDTELRNEIDPQHARLVDQNDDDDLLGAPDANLVAAKGRCAAVCTRQDVMTGDAYREMMRLTNKEQFEVIREVIHRLTCPASDPLRIFLTGVAGCGKTFVLRLIMDAYNRYTNTASTCTHNAYVSCATTGKAAVAIGGLTVHAAFKLSMRTDGGLRDGDLNSFRSAFTNIKCVIVDECSMTSSDTLARVDDRLRQITANYNEPFGGLDFILCGDLRQLPPVRASEVYKRSRTRDNIFNTHVTWHHLSSFPLTQVARQSDTKFSTALSKIGDGRALEKEEVDMLQARFVSKDDAKLHCPHGVRLFYSNKEAEVYNTQDAVQDVDAIYEANADDTIVGYRSDVDCESVKRRLHSLTTSEVGNLPRKLVLCSGKPYMLTLNIDVSDGLVNGAVGQLKHVQLDELGLPKRIWLHFPSKATGNIARVKSKTIREVTGPVVPFDSVPIELRTATITLDKKTGVSCRRKQFPVMQASAVTIHKSQGGTYSQVVYEYHKRHPQKLVYVALSRATTLDGLFITNAEQDFTFYHGRENPDRALSDEFRRLESHRLNTITSRCLAVLQSPHTFAICNMNVRSLPAHAVDVSHHHVIREVPVL; encoded by the coding sequence ATGAAGGTGCTCCGATTTAGAGTTAGTCGCAGCCTGGCCGTCACTTTTCGTGTCAACGACGACACCGAGAAAATCACGCGCCAAATGCTTGAAGACGAACACTTCATTCAGGATTCTATTGACCAAGACATGGCATTTATGAAGGGTGTTCCCAACACCGTCCACTACTGGCAGCAGCGAAAGAAAGACGTTTTCGCTATGATACGTCAGCTTGGCAAGCCGACTGCATTTCTCACCCTGTCAGCCTCAGAGATGCACTGGCCGCGATTACTCACTCTGCTTGAGCGGTTGCGCCATCAAGATCCTCGCTTAGAAGTACACGTGTCGGAAATGACATCAATCTACTGTGCCCAGCTCGTCAACAGTGACCCCGTAGTGTGCGCCATTTACTTTCACAGGCTCGTGTGCGTCATCCTAAACATCCTGTGTAGCCGCACTCACACTCCTTTCAAGCCTTACCGCGTCGTGGACTACTTCAAGCGAATTGAGTTCCAGCACCGAGGCAGTCCACACGCTCACATCTTGCTTTGGCTGGAGAACGCACCTGTCGAAACCGTCTCCCCTGACATGCCAGAAACGATGCGCCTCGCAACGGACCTCGTGTCACTCGATACCTCTTTGTTGCCGCGCCTTCGTACTCAAGTGCACCAACACACGCACACTTGTTACAAGCGCGGAAACACTCGTTGCCGTTTTGGCGCTCCTTTTTGGCCCACTGAAAACTCTATGGTGCTGCTTCCCTATCCGCCCACAGAAGACGATGCCGAAGCCGCGCGGCGCGTGATACTTAAAGAACGCTTCTTGCAGATGCACGCCGCTCTAGAAAGTACAGACTACGACAATATCAGTCAATTCCTTCAACACCACGCTGTCACATCCCATGAAGAGTACGTCTCCGTGCTCCGCGCTGGCATTACGCGCCCGACCTTGTTTATTCAACGAACAGTGCAGCAAAAGTGGATCAACGCATTCAACCCGTGGGTCGCCTCTATGCTAGACTCAAACATGGACCTTCAGGTGATCCTGGACGCGTACTCGTGTGCGACTTATGTCGTAGATTACGTGAATAAGTCAAATCGCGGAGTCTCAAATCTACACAAAGCTGTCTCGGACATTTTGGCAAGCACTCCAAACTTACCTTATGGCCAGGCGCTTCGTTTACTTGGCGTTAAGATGCTCAAGGCTGTTGAGCTGAGTGCTCAGGAAGCTGCTTGGACACTGCTCCGACAGGATATGTCAGAGTCAAGTAGACGGATCTTGTATATTGCCACATGCCTCCCGGAAGAGCGCACACGCGTTCGCAAAACGCGCGCGCAGATGGAAGCAGCTGGACTCGACGCGGCGTCAGCGGATGTGTGGAAATTTGGGGCGTTGCGGAGATACGAAGACCGCCCCGACAACTTGGAACACGTGTGCTTGGCAGACTTTTCAGCGCTTTACAATGTCCACTCCTACCAAAAGCGCCGCGATCCAGCCGTCATTCGTTACCGCTGCTACTCCATCGACGACTCACTAAACTACAAGCGAGAAGCGGTTACACTGTTCCTTCCTTTCCGCCGGGAAGTAGACATTCTTGATGGTAATGCTTTTGAACATATTTACGCCGAAAACGTGGACGCCTTGCTTCTGAAGCGATCTGAATATGACAGCAAGTTCGACATGCACCAGCTGCGTGACATATGCCTCCGGATGTGCGCAGACGACGCTCATGATACCGAACTGCGCAATGAAATTGACCCACAGCACGCTCGTTTGGTCGACcagaacgacgacgacgatttgctTGGAGCCCCTGATGCCAACTTAGTAGCGGCAAAAGGTCGTTGCGCTGCCGTCTGCACACGTCAGGACGTCATGACCGGTGACGCCTACAGGGAAATGATGCGGCTCACCAACAAGGAGCAGTTCGAAGTTATTCGGGAAGTCATCCACCGCCTAACGTGCCCGGCCTCTGACCCGCTCAGAATTTTCCTGACTGGCGTGGCAGGTTGTGGCAAGACCTTCGTTCTGCGGCTTATTATGGACGCCTACAACCGCTACACCAACACCGCCTCCACGTGCACGCACAACGCGTACGTCTCGTGCGCCACAACAGGCAAGGCAGCGGTTGCCATCGGCGGACTCACCGTGCACGCCGCGTTCAAGCTGAGTATGCGCACCGACGGGGGCTTGCGCGATGGAGACCTCAACTCCTTCCGTTCAGCGTTCACCAACATCAAGTGCGTCATTGTGGACGAATGCAGCATGACGAGCAGCGACACTCTCGCGCGTGTGGACGACCGTCTGCGACAGATAACTGCAAACTACAATGAGCCTTTCGGTGGCTTGGACTTCATCCTGTGCGGTGACTTGCGCCAGTTGCCCCCCGTTCGCGCAAGCGAGGTGTACAAACGCAGTAGGACACGGGACAACATCTTTAACACCCACGTCACTTGGCATcacctctcctcctttccacttACGCAAGTCGCCCGCCAGAGCGACACCAAGTTTTCCACCGCCTTGTCTAAGATCGGCGATGGTCGTGCGCTCGAAAAGGAGGAAGTCGACATGCTTCAAGCCCGCTTCGTCTCCAAGGACGACGCGAAGCTCCACTGTCCTCACGGCGTCAGGCTGTTCTATTCCAACAAGGAAGCCGAGGTGTACAACACGCAGGACGCCGTCCAGGACGTGGACGCTATTTACGAGGCTAATGCAGACGACACCATTGTCGGCTACCGCAGTGATGTCGACTGTGAGAGCGTGAAGCGTCGGTTACACTCCCTTACCACTTCTGAGGTTGGCAACCTGCCGCGAAAACTTGTGCTATGTTCGGGAAAGCCATACATGCTTACCCTCAACATTGACGTGTCTGACGGCTTGGTTAATGGAGCGGTGGGTCAACTCAAGCACGTGCAGTTGGATGAACTGGGCCTCCCAAAACGCATTTGGCTCCACTTTCCTTCTAAAGCAACAGGCAACATTGCTCGAGTCAAGTCGAAGACTATTCGCGAAGTTACGGGCCCTGTCGTGCCTTTCGATTCCGTGCCCATCGAACTGCGCACCGCCACCATCACTTTGGACAAAAAAACGGGTGTTTCTTGCCGCCGCAAGCAATTCCCCGTAATGCAAGCGAGTGCTGTCACCATACACAAATCTCAGGGGGGAACATACAGCCAGGTGGTGTACGAGTATCACAAGCGCCATCCTCAGAAGCTCGTCTACGTTGCTTTAAGTCGAGCCACCACACTGGACGGACTTTTCATAACAAACGCGGAACAGGACTTCACATTTTACCATGGTAGAGAAAATCCCGATCGGGCCTTGTCGGACGAATTTCGTCGATTGGAAAGCCATCGACTTAACACAATCACCTCCAGGTGCCTCGCCGTCCTCCAGTCACCGCACACATTTGCAATTTGCAACATGAACGTACGCTCGTTGCCCGCGCACGCCGTCGATGTCTCGCACCATCACGTCATCCGCGAGGTACCTGTACTGTGA